In a single window of the Cygnus olor isolate bCygOlo1 chromosome 5, bCygOlo1.pri.v2, whole genome shotgun sequence genome:
- the MED19 gene encoding mediator of RNA polymerase II transcription subunit 19, with protein MENFSALFGGADQPPPAAAAALGFGPAKAAGAGAAPPPAASAAAAAAPPAPGEGKAAAAGPFYLLRELPGSTELTGSTNLITHYNLEHAYNKFCGKKVKEKLSNFLPDLPGMIDLPGSHDNSSLRSLIEKPPICGSSFTPLTGTMLTGFRLHAGPLPEQCRLMHIQPPKKKNKHKHKQSRTQDPVPPETPSDSDHKKKKKKKEEDPERKRKKKEKKKKKNRHSPEHPGVGSSQASSSSSLR; from the exons ATGGAGAACTTCTCGGCCCTGTTCGGCGGCGCCGACcagccgccgcccgccgccgccgccgccctggGCTTCGGGCCCGCCAaagcggccggggccggggccgcgccgccgcccgccgcctccgccgccgccgccgccgcccccccggcgcccGGCGAGGGCaaggccgccgccgccggccccttCTACCTGCTGCGGGAGCTGCCAG GCAGCACGGAGCTGACGGGCAGCACCAACCTGATCACGCACTACAACCTGGAGCACGCCTACAACAAGTTCTGCGGCAAGAAGGTGAAGGAGAAGCTCAGCAACTTCCTGCCCGACCTGCCCGGCATGATCGACCTGCCCGGCTCCCACGACAACAGCAGCCTGCGCTCCCTCATCGAGAAGCCCCCCATCTGCGGCAGCTCCTTCACCCCGCTCACCGGCACCATGCTCACCGGCTTCCGCCTGCACGCCGGCCCC CTGCCCGAGCAGTGCCGGCTGATGCACATCCAGCCGCCCAAGAAGAAGAACAAGCACAAGCACAAGCAGAGCCGCACCCAGGACCCCGTCCCCCCCG AAACCCCCTCGGACTCTGaccacaagaagaaaaagaagaaaaaagaggaggatCCTGAAcggaaaaggaagaagaaagagaagaagaaaaagaag AACCGGCACAGCCCCGAGCACCCGGGGGTGGGCAGctcccaggccagcagcagcagcagcctgcggTGA
- the TMX2 gene encoding thioredoxin-related transmembrane protein 2: MAVVAPLLALLYSVPGLCRWLARPYYPLSALLATAFLLVRKLPPLCRGLPSQREDGNPCDFDWREVEILMFLSAIVMMKNRRSITVEQHIGNIFMFSKVANAILFFRLDIRMGLLYLTLCIVFLMTCKPPLYMGPEYIKYFSDKTIDEELERDKRVTWIVEFFANWSSECQSFAPIFADLSLKYNCSGLHFGKVDVGRYTDVSTRYKVSTSPLTKQLPTLILFQGGTEVMRRPQIDKKGRAVSWTFSEENVIREFNLNELYQKAKKQAKPRDEGAEEAPEGQAAAGLANGETKKDK; this comes from the exons ATGGCGGTGGTGGCGCCGCTGCTGGCGCTGCTGTACTCGGTGCCGGGGCTGTGCCGCTGGCTGGCGCGGCCGTACTACCCGCTGTCCGCGCTGCTCGCCACCGCCTTCCTGCTCGTCCGCAAGCTGCCGCCGCTCTGCCGCGGGCTGCCCTCGCAGCGGGAGGACGGCAACCCCTGCGACTTCGACTGG CGGGAGGTGGAGATCCTCATGTTCCTCAGCGCCATCGTGATGATGAAGAACCGACGCTCCA TCACGGTGGAGCAGCACATCGGGAACATCTTCATGTTCAGCAAAGTGGCCAACGCCATCCTCTTCTTCCGTCTTGACATCCGCATGGGGCTGCTCTACCTCACGCTCTGCATAG TCTTCCTGATGACGTGCAAGCCGCCACTCTATATGGGCCCCGAGTACATCAAGTATTTCAGCGACAAGACCATAGAC gaggagctggagcgggACAAGCGGGTGACCTGGATCGTCGAGTTCTTCGCCAACTGGTCCAGCGAGTGCCAGTCCTTCGCCCCCATCTTCGCCGACCTCTCTCTCAA GTACAACTGCTCGGGGCTGCACTTCGGGAAGGTCGACGTCGGCCGGTACACGGACGTCAGCACCAG GTACAAGGTCAGCACCTCGCCCCTCACCAAGCAGCTGCCCACCCTCATCCTCTTCCAGGGCGGGACAGAAGTCATGCGCCGCCCGCAGATCGACAAGAAGGGCCGGGCTGTGTCCTGGACCTTCTCGGAG GAGAACGTGATCCGCGAGTTCAACCTCAACGAGCTCTACCAGAAGGCCAAGAAGCAGGCCAAGCCGCGCGACGAGGGCGCCGAGGAGGCTCCCGAGGGGcaggcggccgcggggctggcCAACGGGGAGACCAAGAAGGACAAGTAG
- the SELENOH gene encoding selenoprotein H, with translation MAPRGRKRRAPAAAAGQGAEGPERLRARAEGGPGGGGARVVIEHCKSURVFGRNAAAVSEALREAVANLAVDINPEKPRRNSFEVSLVKEDGSTVELWSGIGKGPPRKLKFPDPAAMVEALKSSLA, from the exons ATGGCGCCCCGCGGCAGGAAGCGGCgcgccccggcggcggcggccgggcagGGCGCGGAGGGCCCCGAGCGGCTGCGGGCACGGGCTGAGGGCgggcccgggggcggcggggccaggGTCGTCATCGAGCACTG caAGAGCTGACGGGTGTTCGGGCGCAATGCCGCGGCGGTGAGCGAGGCCCTGCGTGAGGCCGTGGCCAACCTGGCCGTGGACATCAACCCCGAGAAGCCCCGCAGGAACAGCTTCGAGGTGTCCCTGGTGAAGGAGGACGGCAGCA CCGTGGAGCTGTGGAGTGGCATCGGGAAGGGGCCGCCCCGCAAGCTGAAGTTCCCCGACCCCGCTGCCATGGTGGAGGCCCTGAAGAGCAGCCTGGCCTAG
- the BTBD18 gene encoding BTB/POZ domain-containing protein 18 produces MSPGSPSSAAPRLLYRSTRLLHAAFLQLHQQQQREDVFCDVVLRAEGEAVAAHCCVLSVCSPFFMEQLARELPPKGRRVVLELQGLKIGALRKLVRFLYTAELEASSEEAQDVLAAARQLRVAELESLQLQGGCLVHPGPRWRLDRSCLRAPQPGSPRLCPIAGSGAEHGHAGSPPKGAPRPRPPVRRLKLRKVEGGEHWEVVREGQPSLVQAHEGMAVGAGGVAEPWPPPAACGKQPAVPPRPQQGCRLEEPQGNSLGEDEEVDVGVAEPRLPPGAVCAWPSLSSESDGEVDVLG; encoded by the exons ATGTCCCCGGGCTCGCCGTCGTCGGCCGCCCCGCGGCTGCTGTACCGCAGCACCCGCCTGCTCCACGCggccttcctgcagctgcaccagcagcagcagcgggaggACGTCTTCTGCGACGTGGTGCTGCGGGCGGAAG GGGAGGCGGTGGCAGCCCACTGCTGCGTCCTCTCGGTGTGCAGCCCCTTCTTCATGGAGCAGCTGGCCCGGGAGCTGCCCCCCAAGGGGCGCAgggtggtgctggagctgcaggggctgaAGATCGGGGCGCTGCGCAAGCTGGTGCGCTTCCTCTACACCGCCGAGCTGGAGGCGTCCTCGGAGGAGGCGCAGGATGTGCTGGCGGCCGCCCGGCAGCTCCGCGTGGCCGAGCTCGagtctctgcagctgcaggggggCTGCCTGGTGCACCCCGGGCCCCGCTGGAGGCTCGACCGCAGCTGCCTGCGCgccccccagcccggctcccCGAGGCTCTGCCCCATAgcaggcagcggggctgagCACGGGCATGCTGGCAGCCCCCCCAAGGGTGCCCCGCGCCCCAGACCTCCTGTGAGGCGGCTGAAACTGAGGAAGGTGGAGGGCGGGGAGCACTGGGAGGTGGTGCGGGAGGGGCAGCCCTCTTTGGTGCAGGCCCACGAGGGGATGGCGGTGGGTGCTGGAGGGGTGGCAGAGCCATGGCCCCCACCGGCAGCCTGCGGGAAGCAGCCCGCGGTGCCCCCCaggccccagcagggctgcaggctggaggagcCGCAGGGGAACAGCCTCGGGGAGGACGAGGAGGTGGACGTGGGGGTGGCGGAGCCGCGCCTGCCCCCCGGTGCTGTCTGCGCCTGGCCCAGCCTCTCATCCGAGTCCGATGGGGAGGTAGATGTCCTGGGCTAG